From one Rosa rugosa chromosome 4, drRosRugo1.1, whole genome shotgun sequence genomic stretch:
- the LOC133742298 gene encoding uncharacterized protein LOC133742298 isoform X2, with protein MAPPSLLGPPQVTNPVPPAQPDSGARPPMGLTENCSPTFLTSGNPCLDLFFQVVPDTPASYLNKQLPLAWVYNPLTTLKLICNLRGVRGTGKSDKEGFYTAALWLHKNHPKTLECNAASLAEFGYFKDLPEILYRLLEGQDVREKQKMDWQCRKPTIRRLVGRVSIGRRRPKAVSRQKLPKDVREKMAAEKRRLEKEKVSAARLEKKIAMAKKALARYQRDPDYRFLHDRVSDLFADCLKSDMESLKNNNTNMIGLAAKWCPSLDSSFDRATLLCESIARKIFTRELYQEYEGVEDAHYAYKVRDRLRKEVLVPLRKVLQLPEVYMGANKWGEIPYKRVASVAMKLYKGKFLKHDEERFKKYLEDVKAGKDTIAAGALLPHEIIASLNDEDGGEVGELQWKRMVEDLGELGKLRNCMAVCDVSGSMEGTPMEVCVALGLLVSELSEEPWKGKVITFSQNPQLHLIQGDDLSSKCKFVRRMDWGMNTDFQKVFDLILQVAVKGKLKPEQMIKRVFVFSDMEFDEASGHRGYGYGYYGREANEPQSWETDYEVIQRKYKENGYGDAVPQIVFWNLRDSGSTPVTATTPGVALLSGFSKNALKMFLNDDIEQIQPDIVMEAAISGEEYQRLVLVD; from the exons ATGGCTCCTCCTAGTCTTCTTGGCCCTCCACAGGTCACCAATCCCGTCCCACCGGCCCAACCCGACTCCGGCGCAAGACCCCCGATGGGCTTGACCGAGAATTGTTCCCCAACCTTCTTGACCTCCGGCAACCCCTGCCTTGATCTCTTCTTCCAAGTCGTACCGGATACTCCGGCGTCCTATCTCAACAAACAGCTCCCTCTCGCCTGGGTCTACAATCCCCTGACCACCTTAAAGCTCATCTGCAACCTGAGAGGCGTACGTGGCACGGGGAAGTCCGATAAAGAAGGGTTCTACACGGCGGCGCTTTGGCTTCACAAGAACCACCCCAAAACCCTAGAGTGCAACGCTGCGTCTTTGGCGGAATTCGGTTACTTCAAGGACTTGCCGGAGATTCTGTACCGCCTTCTAGAAGGCCAGGACGTGAGGGAGAAGCAAAAGATGGATTGGCAGTGCCGAAAACCGACTATTCGGAGGCTGGTTGGCCGAGTTAGTATTGGACGCCGGAGG CCCAAAGCCGTCAGCCGGCAGAAGTTGCCTAAGGATGTAAGGGAAAAGATGGCGGCGGAGAAGCGGAGATTGGAGAAGGAGAAAGTGAGTGCAGCGAGGCTGGAGAAGAAGATTGCAATGGCTAAGAAGGCGCTTGCAAGGTACCAGCGTGACCCGGATTACCGATTCTTGCATGACAGGGTTTCGGATCTTTTCGCTGACTGCTTGAAATCTGATATGGAGAGTCTCAAGAACAACAATACTAACATGATAGGCCTGGCGGCGAAATGGTGTCCTTCGCTTGATTCTTCGTTTGATCGAGCCACGTTGCTCTGCGAAAGCATTGCGAGGAAGATTTTCACCCGAGAATTGTATCAGGAATATGAAGGAGTTGAGGATGCACATTATGCTTACAAAGTCCGAGACCGACTGAGGAAGGAGGTGTTGGTGCCATTGAGGAAGGTGTTGCAGCTGCCGGAGGTTTATATGGGTGCCAACAAGTGGGGGGAGATTCCCTACAAGAGAGTGGCCTCAGTCGCCATGAAGCTTTACAAGGGGAAGTTCTTGAAGCACGATGAAGAGAGGTTTAAGAAGTATTTGGAGGATGTGAAAGCCGGGAAGGACACGATTGCGGCTGGTGCTCTGCTTCCACATGAGATCATAGCCTCTCTGAATGATGAGGATGGTGGGGAAGTGGGTGAGCTTCAGTGGAAGAGAATGGTGGAGGACCTGGGGGAGCTTGGCAAGTTGAGGAATTGCATGGCTGTGTGTGACGTGTCCGGAAGCATGGAAGGGACTCCTATGGAGGTGTGTGTGGCTTTAGGGCTGTTGGTGTCGGAATTGAGTGAAGAGCCATGGAAAGGAAAGGTCATCACTTTCAGTCAGAACCCTCAGTTGCATTTGATTCAAGGCGATGATCTTAGCTCCAAGTGCAAGTTTGTGAGGAGGATGGACTGGGGGATGAACACTGATTTTCAAAAGGTGTTTGATCTGATTCTCCAAGTGGCTGTGAAGGGGAAGTTGAAGCCGGAGCAGATGATAAAGAGGGTGTTTGTGTTCAGCGACATGGAGTTTGATGAGGCTTCAGGGCATAGGGGATATGGATATGGGTATTATGGAAGGGAGGCTAATGAGCCCCAGAGCTGGGAGACCGATTATGAGGTGATACAGAGAAAGTATAAGGAGAATGGGTATGGTGATGCGGTGCCTCAGATAGTGTTTTGGAATCTCAGGGACTCAGGGTCTACACCGGTGACTGCAACAACACCAGGGGTGGCTCTGTTGAGTGGCTTCTCCAAGAATGCACTTAAGATGTTCTTGAATGATgatattgagcaaattcaaccGGATATTGTCATGGAAGCTGCCATCTCAGGCGAGGAGTATCAAAGGCTGGTGTTGGTTGATTAG
- the LOC133742298 gene encoding uncharacterized protein LOC133742298 isoform X1, giving the protein MAPPSLLGPPQVTNPVPPAQPDSGARPPMGLTENCSPTFLTSGNPCLDLFFQVVPDTPASYLNKQLPLAWVYNPLTTLKLICNLRGVRGTGKSDKEGFYTAALWLHKNHPKTLECNAASLAEFGYFKDLPEILYRLLEGQDVREKQKMDWQCRKPTIRRLVGRVSIGRRRVRRGGCAKLNKSKQVGKPKAVSRQKLPKDVREKMAAEKRRLEKEKVSAARLEKKIAMAKKALARYQRDPDYRFLHDRVSDLFADCLKSDMESLKNNNTNMIGLAAKWCPSLDSSFDRATLLCESIARKIFTRELYQEYEGVEDAHYAYKVRDRLRKEVLVPLRKVLQLPEVYMGANKWGEIPYKRVASVAMKLYKGKFLKHDEERFKKYLEDVKAGKDTIAAGALLPHEIIASLNDEDGGEVGELQWKRMVEDLGELGKLRNCMAVCDVSGSMEGTPMEVCVALGLLVSELSEEPWKGKVITFSQNPQLHLIQGDDLSSKCKFVRRMDWGMNTDFQKVFDLILQVAVKGKLKPEQMIKRVFVFSDMEFDEASGHRGYGYGYYGREANEPQSWETDYEVIQRKYKENGYGDAVPQIVFWNLRDSGSTPVTATTPGVALLSGFSKNALKMFLNDDIEQIQPDIVMEAAISGEEYQRLVLVD; this is encoded by the coding sequence ATGGCTCCTCCTAGTCTTCTTGGCCCTCCACAGGTCACCAATCCCGTCCCACCGGCCCAACCCGACTCCGGCGCAAGACCCCCGATGGGCTTGACCGAGAATTGTTCCCCAACCTTCTTGACCTCCGGCAACCCCTGCCTTGATCTCTTCTTCCAAGTCGTACCGGATACTCCGGCGTCCTATCTCAACAAACAGCTCCCTCTCGCCTGGGTCTACAATCCCCTGACCACCTTAAAGCTCATCTGCAACCTGAGAGGCGTACGTGGCACGGGGAAGTCCGATAAAGAAGGGTTCTACACGGCGGCGCTTTGGCTTCACAAGAACCACCCCAAAACCCTAGAGTGCAACGCTGCGTCTTTGGCGGAATTCGGTTACTTCAAGGACTTGCCGGAGATTCTGTACCGCCTTCTAGAAGGCCAGGACGTGAGGGAGAAGCAAAAGATGGATTGGCAGTGCCGAAAACCGACTATTCGGAGGCTGGTTGGCCGAGTTAGTATTGGACGCCGGAGGGTCAGACGTGGCGGTTGTGCtaaattgaataaatcaaagCAGGTCGGAAAGCCCAAAGCCGTCAGCCGGCAGAAGTTGCCTAAGGATGTAAGGGAAAAGATGGCGGCGGAGAAGCGGAGATTGGAGAAGGAGAAAGTGAGTGCAGCGAGGCTGGAGAAGAAGATTGCAATGGCTAAGAAGGCGCTTGCAAGGTACCAGCGTGACCCGGATTACCGATTCTTGCATGACAGGGTTTCGGATCTTTTCGCTGACTGCTTGAAATCTGATATGGAGAGTCTCAAGAACAACAATACTAACATGATAGGCCTGGCGGCGAAATGGTGTCCTTCGCTTGATTCTTCGTTTGATCGAGCCACGTTGCTCTGCGAAAGCATTGCGAGGAAGATTTTCACCCGAGAATTGTATCAGGAATATGAAGGAGTTGAGGATGCACATTATGCTTACAAAGTCCGAGACCGACTGAGGAAGGAGGTGTTGGTGCCATTGAGGAAGGTGTTGCAGCTGCCGGAGGTTTATATGGGTGCCAACAAGTGGGGGGAGATTCCCTACAAGAGAGTGGCCTCAGTCGCCATGAAGCTTTACAAGGGGAAGTTCTTGAAGCACGATGAAGAGAGGTTTAAGAAGTATTTGGAGGATGTGAAAGCCGGGAAGGACACGATTGCGGCTGGTGCTCTGCTTCCACATGAGATCATAGCCTCTCTGAATGATGAGGATGGTGGGGAAGTGGGTGAGCTTCAGTGGAAGAGAATGGTGGAGGACCTGGGGGAGCTTGGCAAGTTGAGGAATTGCATGGCTGTGTGTGACGTGTCCGGAAGCATGGAAGGGACTCCTATGGAGGTGTGTGTGGCTTTAGGGCTGTTGGTGTCGGAATTGAGTGAAGAGCCATGGAAAGGAAAGGTCATCACTTTCAGTCAGAACCCTCAGTTGCATTTGATTCAAGGCGATGATCTTAGCTCCAAGTGCAAGTTTGTGAGGAGGATGGACTGGGGGATGAACACTGATTTTCAAAAGGTGTTTGATCTGATTCTCCAAGTGGCTGTGAAGGGGAAGTTGAAGCCGGAGCAGATGATAAAGAGGGTGTTTGTGTTCAGCGACATGGAGTTTGATGAGGCTTCAGGGCATAGGGGATATGGATATGGGTATTATGGAAGGGAGGCTAATGAGCCCCAGAGCTGGGAGACCGATTATGAGGTGATACAGAGAAAGTATAAGGAGAATGGGTATGGTGATGCGGTGCCTCAGATAGTGTTTTGGAATCTCAGGGACTCAGGGTCTACACCGGTGACTGCAACAACACCAGGGGTGGCTCTGTTGAGTGGCTTCTCCAAGAATGCACTTAAGATGTTCTTGAATGATgatattgagcaaattcaaccGGATATTGTCATGGAAGCTGCCATCTCAGGCGAGGAGTATCAAAGGCTGGTGTTGGTTGATTAG
- the LOC133742298 gene encoding uncharacterized protein LOC133742298 isoform X3 codes for MAPPSLLGPPQVTNPVPPAQPDSGARPPMGLTENCSPTFLTSGNPCLDLFFQVVPDTPASYLNKQLPLAWVYNPLTTLKLICNLRGVRGTGKSDKEGFYTAALWLHKNHPKTLECNAASLAEFGYFKDLPEILYRLLEGQDVREKQKMDWQCRKPTIRRLVGRVSIGRRRVRRGGCAKLNKSKQVGKPKAKEKVSAARLEKKIAMAKKALARYQRDPDYRFLHDRVSDLFADCLKSDMESLKNNNTNMIGLAAKWCPSLDSSFDRATLLCESIARKIFTRELYQEYEGVEDAHYAYKVRDRLRKEVLVPLRKVLQLPEVYMGANKWGEIPYKRVASVAMKLYKGKFLKHDEERFKKYLEDVKAGKDTIAAGALLPHEIIASLNDEDGGEVGELQWKRMVEDLGELGKLRNCMAVCDVSGSMEGTPMEVCVALGLLVSELSEEPWKGKVITFSQNPQLHLIQGDDLSSKCKFVRRMDWGMNTDFQKVFDLILQVAVKGKLKPEQMIKRVFVFSDMEFDEASGHRGYGYGYYGREANEPQSWETDYEVIQRKYKENGYGDAVPQIVFWNLRDSGSTPVTATTPGVALLSGFSKNALKMFLNDDIEQIQPDIVMEAAISGEEYQRLVLVD; via the exons ATGGCTCCTCCTAGTCTTCTTGGCCCTCCACAGGTCACCAATCCCGTCCCACCGGCCCAACCCGACTCCGGCGCAAGACCCCCGATGGGCTTGACCGAGAATTGTTCCCCAACCTTCTTGACCTCCGGCAACCCCTGCCTTGATCTCTTCTTCCAAGTCGTACCGGATACTCCGGCGTCCTATCTCAACAAACAGCTCCCTCTCGCCTGGGTCTACAATCCCCTGACCACCTTAAAGCTCATCTGCAACCTGAGAGGCGTACGTGGCACGGGGAAGTCCGATAAAGAAGGGTTCTACACGGCGGCGCTTTGGCTTCACAAGAACCACCCCAAAACCCTAGAGTGCAACGCTGCGTCTTTGGCGGAATTCGGTTACTTCAAGGACTTGCCGGAGATTCTGTACCGCCTTCTAGAAGGCCAGGACGTGAGGGAGAAGCAAAAGATGGATTGGCAGTGCCGAAAACCGACTATTCGGAGGCTGGTTGGCCGAGTTAGTATTGGACGCCGGAGGGTCAGACGTGGCGGTTGTGCtaaattgaataaatcaaagCAGGTCGGAAAGCCCAAAGCC AAGGAGAAAGTGAGTGCAGCGAGGCTGGAGAAGAAGATTGCAATGGCTAAGAAGGCGCTTGCAAGGTACCAGCGTGACCCGGATTACCGATTCTTGCATGACAGGGTTTCGGATCTTTTCGCTGACTGCTTGAAATCTGATATGGAGAGTCTCAAGAACAACAATACTAACATGATAGGCCTGGCGGCGAAATGGTGTCCTTCGCTTGATTCTTCGTTTGATCGAGCCACGTTGCTCTGCGAAAGCATTGCGAGGAAGATTTTCACCCGAGAATTGTATCAGGAATATGAAGGAGTTGAGGATGCACATTATGCTTACAAAGTCCGAGACCGACTGAGGAAGGAGGTGTTGGTGCCATTGAGGAAGGTGTTGCAGCTGCCGGAGGTTTATATGGGTGCCAACAAGTGGGGGGAGATTCCCTACAAGAGAGTGGCCTCAGTCGCCATGAAGCTTTACAAGGGGAAGTTCTTGAAGCACGATGAAGAGAGGTTTAAGAAGTATTTGGAGGATGTGAAAGCCGGGAAGGACACGATTGCGGCTGGTGCTCTGCTTCCACATGAGATCATAGCCTCTCTGAATGATGAGGATGGTGGGGAAGTGGGTGAGCTTCAGTGGAAGAGAATGGTGGAGGACCTGGGGGAGCTTGGCAAGTTGAGGAATTGCATGGCTGTGTGTGACGTGTCCGGAAGCATGGAAGGGACTCCTATGGAGGTGTGTGTGGCTTTAGGGCTGTTGGTGTCGGAATTGAGTGAAGAGCCATGGAAAGGAAAGGTCATCACTTTCAGTCAGAACCCTCAGTTGCATTTGATTCAAGGCGATGATCTTAGCTCCAAGTGCAAGTTTGTGAGGAGGATGGACTGGGGGATGAACACTGATTTTCAAAAGGTGTTTGATCTGATTCTCCAAGTGGCTGTGAAGGGGAAGTTGAAGCCGGAGCAGATGATAAAGAGGGTGTTTGTGTTCAGCGACATGGAGTTTGATGAGGCTTCAGGGCATAGGGGATATGGATATGGGTATTATGGAAGGGAGGCTAATGAGCCCCAGAGCTGGGAGACCGATTATGAGGTGATACAGAGAAAGTATAAGGAGAATGGGTATGGTGATGCGGTGCCTCAGATAGTGTTTTGGAATCTCAGGGACTCAGGGTCTACACCGGTGACTGCAACAACACCAGGGGTGGCTCTGTTGAGTGGCTTCTCCAAGAATGCACTTAAGATGTTCTTGAATGATgatattgagcaaattcaaccGGATATTGTCATGGAAGCTGCCATCTCAGGCGAGGAGTATCAAAGGCTGGTGTTGGTTGATTAG
- the LOC133745834 gene encoding uncharacterized protein LOC133745834, protein MALLLGPPSLRQSPTPAAQQPQAQAPSGDPFIDLMVADYNNLAQPPITRPQMGFTENGSATFVTTGDPCLDLFFQVVPNTPASYLNQQLPLAWAHNALTTLKLICNLRGVRGTGKSDKEGFYTAAFWLHKNHPKTLACNVASLADFGYFKDLPEILYRLLEGEDVRKTQKSEWLQRKSGRGRVRTAAVPFFRGGSGRRGGGGAKKRTKSGGRRGNNSRVAREVRVLNSMERAKSEKEKASALRKEKFAAMAKKAVERYQRDPDYRFLHERVSDLFAECLKSDMENLKSNQYKKISLAAKWCPSLDSSFDRATLLCESIARKVFSRESHPEYEGIEDAHYAYRVRDRLRKDVLVPLRIVLELPEVYMGANLWGAIPYNRVASVAMKLYKEKFLKHDEERFKKYLEDVKAGKSTIAAGALLPHEIIASLNDGDGDGGQVAELQWKRVVDDLLKEGKMKNCLAVCDVSGSMNGTPMDVCVALGMLVAELNEDPWKGKVITFSANPQLHLIQGNDLSSKSEFVKRMDWGGNTDFQKVFDLILQVAVKGNLKPEQMIKRVIVFSDMEFDQASGYGYGGYGFGYGRFGSNDVPRGWETDYEVIQRKYREKGYGDAVPQIVFWNLRDSKATPVPGTQPGVALLSGFSKNLLKLFLDNDGEIRPDTTMEAAISGPEYQKLVVLD, encoded by the coding sequence ATGGCTCTTCTTCTCGGTCCTCCATCCCTCAGGCAATCCCCAACCCCGGCGGCCCAACAACCACAGGCCCAAGCCCCTTCCGGCGACCCATTCATCGACCTCATGGTCGCCGATTACAACAACCTGGCCCAGCCTCCCATCACCAGGCCCCAAATGGGCTTCACCGAGAACGGCTCAGCCACATTCGTCACCACCGGCGATCCTTGCCTCGATCTCTTCTTCCAGGTCGTCCCCAACACTCCGGCGTCGTATCTGAACCAGCAGCTCCCTCTGGCCTGGGCCCACAACGCCCTCACCACCCTCAAGCTCATCTGCAACCTCCGCGGCGTACGTGGCACCGGCAAGTCTGACAAAGAAGGATTCTACACGGCGGCGTTTTGGCTCCACAAGAACCACCCCAAAACCCTAGCCTGCAACGTCGCGTCCCTCGCCGACTTCGGGTATTTCAAGGACCTGCCGGAGATTCTGTACCGCCTTCTAGAAGGTGAGGATGTGAGGAAGACGCAGAAGTCCGAGTGGCTGCAGAGGAAGTCCGGCAGGGGTAGGGTTCGGACGGCGGCGGTTCCGTTCTTCAGAGGAGGTAGCGGCAGACGCGGCGGCGGTGGTGCGAAAAAGAGAACCAAGAGCGGTGGCCGGAGAGGAAACAACAGCCGTGTGGCTAGGGAGGTGAGGGTGCTGAACTCAATGGAGAGGGCAAAATCGGAAAAGGAAAAGGCCTCTGCTTTGAGGAAGGAGAAGTTCGCAGCCATGGCCAAGAAGGCTGTTGAGAGGTACCAGCGTGACCCGGACTACAGATTCTTGCACGAACGGGTTTCGGATCTTTTCGCAGAGTGCTTGAAATCGGATATGGAGAATTTGAAGTCCAATCAGTACAAGAAGATTAGCCTTGCGGCGAAATGGTGTCCTTCTCTGGACTCGTCTTTTGATCGAGCCACTCTGCTCTGTGAGAGCATTGCCAGGAAGGTTTTCTCAAGAGAATCGCATCCGGAATATGAAGGAATTGAGGATGCACATTATGCTTATAGAGTCCGTGACCGGCTGAGGAAGGATGTGTTGGTGCCATTGAGGATAGTGTTGGAGTTGCCGGAGGTTTATATGGGTGCCAATCTGTGGGGTGCCATTCCTTACAACAGAGTGGCCTCTGTGGCGATGAAGCTTTACAAGGAGAAGTTCTTGAAGCATGATGAGGAGAGGTTTAAGAAGTATTTGGAGGATGTCAAGGCCGGGAAGTCTACTATTGCGGCCGGTGCTCTGCTTCCGCATGAGATCATAGCCTCTCTGAAtgatggggatggggatggagGGCAGGTGGCCGAGCTTCAGTGGAAGAGAGTGGTGGATGACTTGTTGAAGGAGGGCAAGATGAAGAACTGCTTGGCTGTGTGTGATGTGTCCGGAAGCATGAATGGGACTCCTATGGATGTGTGTGTTGCTTTGGGGATGTTGGTGGCTGAGTTGAATGAGGACCCATGGAAAGGGAAGGTGATCACATTCAGTGCCAATCCTCAGCTTCACTTGATACAAGGCAATGATCTAAGCTCCAAGTCTGAGTTTGTGAAGCGGATGGACTGGGGAGGCAACACTGATTTTCAGAAGGTGTTTGATTTGATCCTCCAAGTGGCTGTGAAGGGGAATCTGAAGCCGGAGCAAATGATTAAGAGGGTGATTGTTTTCAGTGACATGGAATTTGATCAGGCTTCGGGTTATGGTTATGGAGGGTATGGATTTGGATATGGGCGGTTCGGAAGTAATGATGTTCCAAGGGGATGGGAGACTGATTATGAGGTGATTCAGAGGAAGTACAGGGAGAAAGGGTATGGTGATGCGGTGCCACAGATAGTGTTTTGGAATCTGAGGGACTCCAAGGCTACCCCGGTGCCTGGGACTCAACCAGGAGTGGCGTTACTGAGTGGCTTCTCCAAGAATTTGCTCAAGCTGTTCTTGGATAATGATGGGGAGATTCGCCCTGACACAACCATGGAAGCAGCAATCTCGGGTCCAGAGTATCAGAAGCTGGTTGTGCTGGATTGA
- the LOC133742693 gene encoding putative protease Do-like 14: MAAPGIFSIDACMYSIGACNFDCKELMRADCNISKCGVGGPLINMYGQVIGINFYDLFYTPFLPIDIVRKCLKHFEETGYALNC, from the exons ATGGCTGCTCCTGGTATATTTAG CATTGATGCTTGCATGTACAGCATAGGTGCTTGCAACTTCGACTGTAAGGAGCTTATGAGAGCAGATTGCAACATCAGTAAA TGTGGTGTTGGTGGACCCCTGATCAACATGTATGGACAAGTCATTGGTATCAACTTCTATGATTTGTTTTATACCCCATTTTTGCCAATTGACATTGTTCGTAAATGTCTGAAGCATTTCGAAGAAACTGGATATGCTTTAAATTGTTGA